Proteins from one Patescibacteria group bacterium genomic window:
- a CDS encoding site-specific DNA-methyltransferase: protein MKLNTIYKGDCRTILNKEIPEESVDLIFADPPYNLSGNGLKWMGNKTGGDWFMVNEKWDQMSESEYLKFTKEWLEACKRVLKPTGSIYISCTYHNIGELVMTLKALGFTPRNIITWHKNNAMPSMTRRTFTHSCEYVLFFSKGKKWIFNYADIKKINPDKAKDGSEKQMRDLWIMPVVQGKERVRDKTGRAAHPTQKPENLLERVILASSNKSDVVLDPFLGSGTTAVIAKKLGRKWIGIETENKYIKIAEKRIKEA from the coding sequence ATGAAATTAAATACTATCTACAAAGGCGACTGCCGCACAATACTCAATAAAGAAATTCCCGAAGAAAGCGTGGATTTGATTTTTGCTGATCCGCCGTACAATCTTTCCGGAAACGGGCTCAAATGGATGGGCAATAAAACCGGCGGCGACTGGTTTATGGTGAATGAAAAATGGGATCAAATGTCGGAATCCGAATATTTGAAGTTTACTAAAGAATGGCTAGAAGCCTGCAAAAGGGTCTTGAAACCGACTGGGAGCATTTATATCTCATGCACTTATCACAATATCGGCGAATTGGTCATGACCCTAAAGGCGCTTGGCTTTACGCCTCGCAATATCATCACTTGGCACAAAAACAACGCCATGCCCAGCATGACTAGACGCACCTTTACCCATTCATGCGAGTATGTCCTGTTTTTCTCCAAAGGCAAAAAATGGATATTTAATTATGCTGATATTAAAAAAATAAATCCTGATAAAGCAAAAGACGGGTCAGAAAAACAAATGCGTGATTTATGGATTATGCCAGTGGTTCAGGGTAAAGAAAGAGTCAGGGATAAAACCGGCCGCGCCGCTCACCCAACGCAGAAGCCGGAAAACTTATTGGAAAGAGTTATATTAGCAAGTAGCAATAAAAGCGATGTTGTTCTTGATCCGTTTCTTGGGAGCGGTACTACCGCTGTCATTGCAAAAAAACTTGGAAGAAAATGGATAGGAATTGAAACAGAAAATAAGTACATAAAGATTGCGGAAAAAAGAATTAAAGAGGCTTAG
- a CDS encoding septation protein SpoVG family protein: MTYNQTTISEIQFYPVKPKDGLLGFVSFVLDNKFWMGSVAVFSRPDGRYRLVYPTRKVGGQNINIFHPITQKAGQEVETAISEKVAELLSENYESDESTQTTW, translated from the coding sequence ATGACTTACAACCAAACCACAATTAGCGAAATCCAATTCTATCCGGTTAAACCCAAGGACGGCCTCCTCGGGTTTGTTTCGTTTGTCCTGGACAACAAATTCTGGATGGGATCGGTGGCCGTGTTCAGCCGGCCGGACGGCCGATACCGCCTGGTTTATCCCACGCGCAAAGTGGGAGGCCAGAACATCAACATCTTTCATCCCATAACTCAAAAAGCCGGCCAGGAGGTCGAAACGGCCATTAGTGAAAAAGTAGCCGAATTACTTAGTGAAAATTATGAATCAGACGAATCAACCCAAACCACGTGGTAA